The genome window GACGGCACAGCGAGACTGCTCTCGCCCTACCTGTAGGCATGAGCCCATCCTCCGCCACCGAAACCCGCCCTTTGCAGGAAAAACACCCTTGATGACTAACCGCGGATGGCTTGGAATCGTGTTGACGTCAATAGCTGCATCGTGCTTCCATGGAACGACACCTTCCACCAAGGATTCACCACGTTTCCCAACAACCATGAAAACATTACTCTTCTCGCTCACCCTGCTGCCCATACTGCTGCATACCAGCCTGATCGCTGCCGATTCACCACCCAAGATGGCCGTCATCGGTGAAATTGAATCCCTCACCTTGGAAAAAGAAAAAGTTCAATTCCAGGCCCGCATCGATACCGGCGCCCAAACATCCTCCATCAGCGCGATCAATATCCAACAATACGAACGCGATGGTAAAAAATGGGTCCGCTTCGAGATCAATGGCGGACCAGACGATCAAGCCATCAAAATGGAGCGACCGCTCTCCCGAATCGTCCAAATCAAACGCCACGGAGCCGACGCCGTAGAACGCCCGGTCGTCTACCTCATTGTCTCCATCGGCAATATCAAATGCCGCTGCGAATTCTCCCTGACCGACCGCAGCAAGTATGAGTTCCCGGTGCTGATCGGGCGTAACTTCCTCAGTGGCCGTGCCATGGTCGATGTCAGTCGCAAGCACCTCGCCCACCCCATCAGCAAGGAAGAATCCAAAAAATAAAACTATGAAAACCAAAACCCAGCTCAGGG of Oceaniferula marina contains these proteins:
- a CDS encoding ATP-dependent zinc protease family protein: MKTLLFSLTLLPILLHTSLIAADSPPKMAVIGEIESLTLEKEKVQFQARIDTGAQTSSISAINIQQYERDGKKWVRFEINGGPDDQAIKMERPLSRIVQIKRHGADAVERPVVYLIVSIGNIKCRCEFSLTDRSKYEFPVLIGRNFLSGRAMVDVSRKHLAHPISKEESKK